In Solanum stenotomum isolate F172 chromosome 6, ASM1918654v1, whole genome shotgun sequence, one DNA window encodes the following:
- the LOC125867973 gene encoding phosphomannomutase-like translates to MRARKAGLIALFDVDGTLTAPRKECTPEMFKFMQELRTVVTIGVVGGSDLVKISEQLGNSVMNDYDYVFSENGLVAHKDGKLISKQNLKSFLRDEKLKEFINFTLRYIADLDIPIKRGTLIEFRSGMLNVSPIGGNCSQEEREEFVKYDKVQKIRETMISVLRGKFAHLNLTFSIGDQISFDVFPQGWDKTYCLRYLEEFNEIHFFGDKTYKGGNDHEIYESKRTVGHTVTSPEDTVKQCSVLFLSKDNGNGSC, encoded by the exons GAATGTACTCCAGAAATGTTCAAATTCATGCAAGAACTTAGAACG GTTGTTACAATTGGAGTTGTCGGAGGTTCTGATCTTGTAAAGATATCAGAACAGCTTGGCAATTCAG TTATGAATGATTATGATTACGTTTTCTCTGAAAATGGACTTGTAGCCCATAAGGATGGCAAGCTTATCAGCAAACAG AACTTGAAGTCGTTTCTCAGAGATGAGAAGCTCAAG GAATTTATCAACTTTACTCTTCGTTATATTGCTGATTTGGATATTCCAATAAAAAG AGGAACACTCATTGAGTTCAGAAGTGGCATGCTAAATGTGTCGCCTATTGGGGGAAACTGTAGTCAGGAAGAAAGGGAAGAATTTGTTAAGTATGATAAG GTACAAAAGATACGCGAAACAATGATATCAGTGCTTAGAGGAAAGTTTGCACACCTTAATCTCACCTTCTCCATTGGAGACCAAATAAGTTTCGAT GTTTTCCCCCAAGGCTGGGACAAGACTTATTGTTTGAGATACCTTGAAGAATTTAATGAAATTCACTTTTTTGGAGACAAAACATACAAG GGAGGAAATGACCATGAGATCTACGAGTCTAAGAGAACTGTTGGTCACACAG ttaCTAGCCCGGAGGATACAGTGAAGCAGTGTTCTGTTCTATTCCTCAGTAAGGATAATGGAAATGGAAGTTG